A single Blastococcus colisei DNA region contains:
- a CDS encoding zinc-binding dehydrogenase — MRAVRFHRHGGPEVLQVEELPVPEPAAGQVLVKVAACGVNRVDILSREGQTPAPIVMPHVSGTEVTGEVAAVGAGVDLPMGMRVLVNPTISCGRCEFCRAGRDNACLRGRIFGVQTDGGYASHVVVEAQWLLPLPDDVSFEDGAAVAVTGATAWHMLVTRAGVRVGHDVLVIAGGSGIGALGIQIAKLAGARVITTAGSGEKRERALALGADEVVDHYDPDWPRTVRRLTGGRGVDVVFEHVGQATWAGSLTALTRGGTLVTCGGHSGFTVEIDLWSLFVKEHKIVGSFAGTTSDLLHVLELVGQRRLRPVVHDRIPLAEAARAQQLLEDSAVFGKVLLLPEHTHSESIAAAPHGKDQGE; from the coding sequence ATGCGGGCGGTGCGGTTCCACCGGCACGGCGGTCCGGAGGTCCTCCAGGTGGAGGAGCTGCCGGTCCCCGAACCGGCGGCCGGTCAGGTGCTGGTGAAGGTCGCCGCCTGCGGCGTGAACCGGGTCGACATCCTCTCCCGCGAGGGTCAGACGCCGGCCCCGATCGTGATGCCGCACGTCTCCGGGACCGAGGTGACCGGAGAGGTGGCCGCGGTCGGCGCGGGCGTCGATCTCCCGATGGGAATGCGCGTCCTGGTCAACCCGACCATCTCCTGCGGACGCTGCGAGTTCTGCCGGGCGGGGCGGGACAACGCCTGCCTGCGCGGCCGGATCTTCGGCGTGCAGACCGATGGGGGATACGCCTCGCACGTCGTCGTCGAGGCCCAGTGGCTGCTGCCGCTGCCCGACGACGTCAGCTTCGAGGACGGCGCCGCCGTAGCGGTGACGGGAGCGACCGCCTGGCACATGCTGGTCACCCGGGCCGGTGTCCGTGTGGGCCACGACGTCCTGGTCATCGCGGGCGGCTCCGGCATCGGCGCGCTGGGGATCCAGATCGCCAAGCTCGCCGGCGCCCGGGTCATCACGACGGCCGGGAGCGGCGAGAAGCGGGAACGAGCACTCGCACTCGGGGCGGACGAGGTGGTCGACCACTACGACCCGGACTGGCCGCGGACGGTTCGGCGCCTGACCGGCGGCCGGGGCGTGGACGTCGTGTTCGAGCACGTCGGGCAGGCCACGTGGGCGGGCAGCCTGACGGCGCTGACCCGCGGCGGAACTCTCGTCACCTGCGGGGGGCATTCCGGATTCACCGTCGAGATCGACCTCTGGTCGCTCTTCGTGAAGGAACACAAGATCGTCGGCTCCTTCGCCGGTACCACGTCGGATCTGCTCCACGTCCTCGAGCTCGTCGGCCAGCGCAGATTGCGCCCGGTGGTGCACGACCGCATCCCCCTGGCGGAGGCCGCCCGCGCTCAGCAGCTGCTGGAGGACAGCGCCGTATTCGGAAAGGTCCTGCTCCTGCCTGAGCACACGCACAGCGAATCCATAGCAGCAGCCCCACACGGAAAGGACCAAGGAGAATGA
- a CDS encoding 2-oxo acid dehydrogenase subunit E2: MTSAEELYDVLPSDRNRRAVGRSMRAAVAEMPHVTLHARADASALVAARAGLNARADVPRLSLTAVLARVVVEALREYPRVNGRTEEGEIRLYKRVNLGVAVALEDGLTVPVLRDAQEMDVDAVGAAIVDVSDRARSGRIKLADLADATFTLSTLGAHGVEFFTPIINPPQLAILGVGAVRDEIRLQNGSPVAVPVLYLSLSFDHAAMDGVQAARFLELLVAKVEAGGPDRPAAGGS, translated from the coding sequence CGACCGGAACCGTCGCGCCGTAGGACGCTCGATGCGCGCGGCGGTCGCCGAGATGCCCCACGTGACGCTGCATGCGCGTGCTGACGCGTCGGCACTGGTGGCAGCTCGGGCCGGCCTCAACGCCCGCGCCGACGTGCCGCGGCTCAGCCTGACCGCCGTCCTCGCCCGCGTGGTGGTGGAAGCCCTTCGTGAGTACCCCCGGGTGAACGGCAGGACCGAAGAAGGCGAGATCCGGCTCTACAAACGGGTGAACCTCGGCGTGGCGGTGGCACTCGAGGACGGATTGACCGTCCCCGTCCTCCGTGACGCGCAGGAGATGGACGTCGACGCCGTGGGGGCGGCGATCGTGGACGTCAGCGACCGCGCCCGCTCGGGCCGCATCAAGCTCGCGGACCTCGCCGACGCGACCTTCACGCTGAGCACACTGGGTGCCCACGGGGTGGAGTTCTTCACCCCGATCATCAATCCGCCGCAATTGGCGATCCTGGGCGTCGGAGCCGTCCGCGACGAGATCCGTCTCCAGAACGGCTCGCCCGTGGCCGTCCCCGTGCTGTACCTGAGCCTCAGTTTCGACCACGCGGCGATGGACGGTGTCCAGGCCGCGCGGTTCCTGGAGCTGCTCGTCGCCAAGGTGGAGGCCGGCGGCCCCGACCGCCCCGCGGCGGGGGGCTCATGA
- a CDS encoding SDR family NAD(P)-dependent oxidoreductase, producing the protein MTGGSSGIGAATAVRLATDGFDVAVGYRSGADRAEQVAKEVRSAGGGALPVQLDVVSTESVERAYRTVVAELGAPTVLVNSAGGFLELHPFLEIDDALWRRTLELNIVGTVNCCRAVLDGMVAAGGGRIVNLSSVVSRTGGAGESMHYAVSKGGIDTLTLGLAREFGRHGVLVNAVAPGLVDSAIHDDFRERFERLSSNYGLLNRAGTAEEIASVIAFLASDGGSFVTGQVWHVNGGAA; encoded by the coding sequence GTGACGGGTGGCAGCAGCGGCATCGGAGCCGCGACCGCTGTCCGGCTCGCGACGGACGGGTTCGATGTCGCGGTCGGGTACCGGTCGGGCGCCGACCGGGCCGAGCAGGTCGCGAAGGAGGTCCGCTCCGCCGGGGGCGGCGCCCTGCCCGTCCAGCTCGACGTCGTTTCCACCGAATCCGTCGAACGGGCGTACCGCACGGTGGTCGCCGAACTGGGCGCGCCGACCGTGCTGGTCAACAGCGCCGGCGGGTTCCTGGAGCTCCATCCGTTCCTGGAGATCGACGACGCCCTCTGGCGGCGGACCCTGGAGCTGAACATCGTCGGGACCGTCAACTGCTGCCGCGCCGTGCTGGACGGCATGGTGGCTGCGGGCGGCGGCCGGATCGTGAATCTCTCCTCGGTGGTGTCCCGGACCGGGGGAGCGGGCGAGAGCATGCACTACGCCGTGTCCAAGGGCGGGATCGACACGTTGACCCTCGGCCTGGCCCGTGAGTTCGGACGGCACGGCGTGCTCGTCAACGCCGTGGCGCCGGGCCTGGTCGACTCCGCGATCCACGACGACTTCCGCGAGCGGTTCGAGCGGCTCTCCAGCAACTACGGCCTCCTGAACCGCGCCGGGACGGCGGAGGAGATCGCGTCGGTGATCGCCTTCCTGGCCTCGGACGGCGGCAGCTTCGTCACGGGCCAGGTCTGGCACGTCAACGGGGGTGCCGCGTGA
- a CDS encoding enoyl-CoA hydratase/isomerase family protein, whose protein sequence is MSAGAFPALDAGRIRLAVSGGAARITLTRGEKHNALDPQMLQELLDALTLVERDGDVRVLVIDAEGPAFCAGVDLGTPFFMEHVDDPSVFAGMRLLDEQHRLISAVHRLPQLTIACLQGNAVGGAGLGLAMACDLRYARRGSRFWMIPGSVDVVQDFGLTWLMQRVIGPSRTMEMAFTGQRVDADTAERWGFVNQVFDSADDLRTHVDSLAAGIGVRGADASRLLKHVVRHGADSSLEDSLKLEAITNSLCFGSTEFQTAKARFLDALRTVRG, encoded by the coding sequence GTGAGCGCCGGAGCGTTCCCTGCTCTCGACGCCGGCCGGATCCGGCTGGCCGTCTCCGGCGGCGCGGCCAGGATCACGCTGACCCGGGGAGAGAAGCACAACGCGCTGGACCCCCAGATGCTGCAGGAACTGCTCGACGCCCTCACGCTCGTGGAGCGGGACGGCGACGTACGCGTCCTGGTCATCGACGCCGAGGGGCCGGCATTCTGCGCCGGGGTGGACCTCGGGACGCCGTTCTTCATGGAGCACGTCGACGACCCGTCGGTCTTCGCCGGGATGCGGCTGCTCGACGAACAGCACCGACTGATCTCGGCCGTGCATCGGCTGCCCCAACTCACCATCGCGTGCCTGCAGGGGAACGCGGTCGGGGGCGCCGGGCTCGGGCTCGCGATGGCCTGCGACCTCCGTTACGCGCGTCGCGGCTCCAGGTTCTGGATGATCCCGGGGAGCGTCGACGTCGTGCAGGACTTCGGCCTGACGTGGCTGATGCAGCGGGTCATCGGGCCCTCGCGGACCATGGAAATGGCCTTCACCGGGCAGCGCGTGGACGCCGACACGGCAGAGCGATGGGGCTTCGTCAACCAGGTCTTCGACTCGGCGGACGACCTGCGCACGCACGTCGACTCCCTGGCGGCCGGGATCGGCGTCCGCGGTGCGGACGCGTCCCGTTTGCTCAAGCACGTCGTCAGACACGGCGCCGACAGTTCGCTCGAGGACAGCCTCAAGCTCGAGGCGATCACCAACTCGCTGTGCTTCGGCTCCACGGAGTTCCAGACCGCGAAGGCGCGCTTCCTGGACGCCCTGCGGACGGTGCGCGGGTGA
- a CDS encoding MmgE/PrpD family protein, giving the protein MTTATQRVAQFVSGFELSSAPEAVFEKAKVTLLHDLGVALAGHQSAGPAFELAADIGRCEDGARLPVAGTRVTVEQAALATGALMHARTQDDTQLSVLTHLGCTVLPSLLALGDRADTSGRSFLTAMVAGYEATSAIAAQHAATSTKRGLRATSIYGPFGSAAACARLLGLTDEQTANALGLAAAFGGGTNQTWVAGTQEWQYQVGSASRNGMIAALLAQKGVSGAPDALEGVMGHFAAFAGSSDGADEIGRELGSRWQILDVTYKPFPICAINQVPVTVLTDLVSRHDVGEHEVEAVTLRLSPAEAAYPGTDEHGPFTDVGGSLMSAPYCLAVAIRKRTVRLGDLRDFDDETLMSLVRRVEIVPDPELPANSCRLSVRTGRGDFTAEYIATPETFNWDRVETADRLSAIVDDMPFGKDRLDEFVDVVLDIENRPLRDLVTATIA; this is encoded by the coding sequence ATGACGACAGCAACGCAGCGGGTCGCGCAGTTCGTGTCGGGGTTCGAGTTGTCGAGCGCTCCCGAGGCAGTGTTCGAGAAGGCCAAGGTCACCCTCCTCCACGACCTCGGTGTCGCGCTGGCCGGCCACCAGAGCGCGGGACCCGCCTTCGAGCTCGCTGCCGACATCGGGCGGTGCGAGGACGGCGCCCGGCTTCCTGTCGCAGGTACGCGCGTGACCGTCGAGCAGGCCGCTCTCGCGACCGGCGCACTCATGCACGCTCGCACCCAGGACGACACCCAGCTCAGCGTGCTGACCCACCTCGGCTGCACGGTGCTGCCGTCCCTGCTCGCGCTGGGAGACCGTGCCGACACCAGTGGCCGGTCCTTCCTCACCGCGATGGTGGCCGGCTACGAGGCGACGTCGGCCATCGCGGCGCAGCATGCCGCCACGTCGACGAAGCGCGGGCTGCGGGCCACGAGCATCTACGGCCCGTTCGGCTCGGCCGCGGCCTGTGCCCGGCTGCTCGGGCTGACTGACGAGCAGACCGCAAACGCTCTCGGCCTGGCCGCGGCGTTCGGAGGCGGCACGAACCAGACCTGGGTGGCCGGCACGCAGGAGTGGCAGTACCAGGTCGGATCCGCCAGCAGGAACGGGATGATCGCCGCGCTGCTCGCGCAGAAGGGGGTCTCAGGGGCGCCCGACGCGCTGGAGGGCGTGATGGGTCACTTCGCCGCGTTCGCCGGGTCGAGTGACGGCGCGGACGAGATCGGCCGCGAACTCGGCTCCCGGTGGCAGATCCTCGACGTGACCTACAAGCCGTTCCCCATCTGCGCCATCAACCAGGTGCCGGTCACGGTGTTGACCGACCTGGTGTCCCGCCACGACGTCGGCGAGCACGAGGTCGAGGCGGTGACGCTGCGACTCTCCCCGGCCGAGGCGGCGTATCCGGGCACGGATGAGCACGGCCCCTTCACGGATGTGGGGGGCTCCCTCATGAGCGCGCCCTACTGCCTCGCAGTGGCCATCCGCAAGCGGACCGTCCGCCTGGGAGACCTGCGCGACTTCGATGACGAGACGCTGATGTCCCTGGTGCGTCGCGTGGAGATCGTGCCGGATCCGGAGCTGCCGGCGAACTCGTGCCGGCTGAGCGTGCGCACCGGTCGGGGCGACTTCACGGCCGAGTACATCGCGACGCCCGAGACGTTCAACTGGGATCGCGTGGAGACGGCCGATCGGCTC